From Halosolutus amylolyticus, a single genomic window includes:
- a CDS encoding phosphoglycerate kinase has translation MTTFRTIDDIERDRRLLVRIDVNAAVEDGTVQDSRRFARHAETIQELLADDHAIALLAHQGRPGRDTFVSLEQHAEILAGHLDHRVEFVPDTDGDDALAAIDDLESGDVLLLENVRMCDGELPEEDPDTKAETDLVRTLAPEFDAYVGDAYSAAHRSHASIVGFPRVMDAYAGRVMEQEYTAITAIREREFDGPVTMVLGGTKAEDSIPIIERLDDTVDRFCLGGVVGELFLRADGHDVGYDVAGTSRFDHQWETYRDDLERILAAYRDELFLPTDLADEDDDGKRREQTLDGIRKTHPFLDVGSETADRYAALASDSAAVFVKGSLGVFEDERFADGTVTVVSAIAEADCFSVVGGGDTARVVELYGFDEEDFSRVSIAGGAYVRALTGEPLAGIDVLEGQH, from the coding sequence ATGACTACGTTTCGAACCATCGACGACATAGAGCGCGATCGCCGACTGCTCGTCCGAATCGACGTCAACGCCGCCGTCGAGGACGGCACCGTCCAGGACAGTCGCCGGTTCGCCCGTCACGCCGAGACGATCCAGGAACTGCTCGCGGACGACCACGCCATCGCCTTGCTGGCCCACCAGGGCCGGCCGGGCCGGGACACGTTCGTCTCGCTCGAGCAACACGCCGAGATCCTCGCCGGTCACCTCGACCACCGCGTCGAGTTCGTTCCCGACACCGACGGCGATGACGCACTCGCGGCCATCGACGACCTCGAGTCGGGCGACGTGCTCCTCCTCGAGAACGTCCGGATGTGCGACGGGGAGTTACCCGAGGAAGACCCCGATACGAAGGCCGAAACGGATCTGGTCCGGACGCTCGCTCCCGAGTTCGACGCCTACGTCGGGGACGCGTACTCGGCTGCCCACCGATCGCACGCCTCGATCGTCGGCTTTCCGCGCGTGATGGACGCCTACGCGGGTCGCGTGATGGAACAGGAGTACACGGCGATCACGGCCATCCGGGAGCGGGAGTTCGACGGGCCGGTCACGATGGTCCTCGGCGGCACGAAGGCAGAGGACTCCATCCCGATCATCGAACGGCTCGACGACACCGTCGATCGATTCTGTCTCGGCGGCGTCGTCGGCGAACTCTTCTTGCGGGCCGACGGCCACGACGTGGGCTACGACGTCGCGGGGACTTCCCGCTTCGACCACCAGTGGGAGACCTATCGGGACGACCTCGAGCGCATCCTCGCGGCCTACCGCGACGAACTGTTTCTCCCGACCGACCTCGCCGACGAGGACGACGACGGGAAGCGCAGGGAGCAGACGCTCGACGGAATTCGGAAGACCCACCCCTTCCTCGACGTCGGCTCCGAGACGGCCGACCGCTACGCTGCTCTCGCGTCCGACTCCGCAGCGGTGTTCGTCAAGGGGAGTCTCGGCGTCTTCGAGGACGAGCGGTTCGCCGACGGAACCGTGACGGTCGTGTCGGCGATCGCCGAGGCCGACTGTTTCTCGGTCGTCGGCGGTGGCGACACCGCCCGCGTCGTCGAACTGTACGGCTTCGACGAGGAGGACTTTTCGCGCGTCTCGATCGCCGGCGGGGCGTACGTTCGAGCGCTCACGGGCGAACCGCTCGCCGGAATCGACGTACTCGAGGGCCAGCACTGA
- the gap gene encoding type I glyceraldehyde-3-phosphate dehydrogenase: protein MDADTDDSAGTGAPLRIGLNGFGRVGRCLLRASLTHDDVDLVAINDVMDDDDMEYLLRYDSVHGRLDGVSRRGDTLFVDDQEFQLLSEHEPSELPWDDLEVDVAFEATGLFRTHDEAAQHLEAGADKVIISAPPKGEKAVPMFVYGVNHEEYDGEDVVSNASCTTNSVAPVLQVLNEEFDVVSGLLTTVHAYTGSQGLVDGPMDKRRRGRAAAENIVPTTTGAAGATSKVLPEFEGKLEGMAMRVPVPNGSITDITVNIDEDVERDEVLDAIRAAADDELAGVLGYTDDEIVSRDIVGLPFASYVDLESLMVAANDTVKVLAWYDNEYGFSNQMIKLAKHVARESGSIDAERTVVH from the coding sequence ATGGACGCAGATACAGACGACAGCGCTGGAACCGGCGCGCCCCTCCGAATCGGACTCAACGGCTTCGGACGGGTCGGCCGGTGTCTCCTCCGTGCGTCGCTGACCCATGACGACGTCGACCTCGTGGCAATCAACGACGTGATGGACGACGACGACATGGAGTACCTGCTCCGGTACGACTCGGTTCACGGCCGACTCGACGGAGTCTCCCGTCGCGGCGACACCCTCTTCGTTGACGACCAGGAGTTCCAGTTGCTCTCCGAGCACGAACCGTCGGAACTCCCGTGGGACGACCTCGAGGTCGACGTCGCCTTCGAGGCGACGGGGCTGTTCAGGACCCACGACGAGGCCGCCCAGCATCTCGAGGCCGGCGCGGACAAAGTGATCATCTCGGCGCCGCCGAAGGGCGAAAAAGCGGTGCCGATGTTCGTCTACGGCGTCAACCACGAGGAGTACGACGGCGAAGACGTCGTCTCGAACGCCTCCTGTACGACGAACTCCGTCGCGCCGGTCCTGCAGGTCCTCAACGAAGAGTTCGACGTGGTCTCCGGGCTCCTGACGACGGTCCACGCCTACACCGGTAGTCAGGGGCTCGTGGACGGCCCCATGGACAAGCGACGGCGCGGCCGCGCCGCCGCCGAGAACATCGTTCCGACGACGACCGGTGCGGCCGGCGCGACCAGCAAGGTACTCCCCGAATTCGAGGGAAAACTCGAGGGGATGGCGATGCGGGTCCCGGTCCCGAACGGCTCGATCACCGACATCACCGTCAACATCGACGAAGACGTAGAGCGAGACGAAGTGCTCGACGCGATCCGGGCAGCGGCCGACGACGAACTGGCCGGCGTCCTCGGCTACACCGACGATGAGATCGTCTCCCGGGACATCGTCGGGCTGCCGTTCGCATCGTACGTCGATCTCGAGTCCCTGATGGTCGCGGCCAACGACACCGTGAAAGTGCTCGCCTGGTACGACAACGAGTACGGCTTCTCGAACCAGATGATCAAACTCGCAAAGCACGTCGCGAGGGAATCGGGGAGCATCGACGCCGAACGGACCGTCGTCCACTGA
- a CDS encoding glycosyltransferase: MHPPSLLERSIEAYATVTERDRLERLRELAETLSGVRILHVNSTATGGGVAELLRSIVPLCNDLGVETDWLVMDADDDFFEVTKAVHNGLQGSGEPLTAEMKAIYREVTEANAAEIEAEYDLIVVHDPQPLGMLERLAERMPDAPIVWRCHVDLTDPVDEYRAFVSEYTDRIDHGIFSRTAYAKTIDVAETSVVYPSIDPVTEKNRSLDEAELATERDRLDPLSFDEPVVTQVSRFDPWKDQFGTLEAYRTAREAVPELQLVLVGGMAGDDPEGLELYERVAREAVDDPDVHVMTDLPDTTVNALQRLSDVVVQKSLREGFGLVVAEALWKGTPVVGSTAGGIPLQIVDGHNGYLVEPDDATGAGNRLVDLLEHDERRTTFGENAREHVRDRFLLPRQLVDLLEIFVEALERNS, from the coding sequence ATGCACCCTCCCTCACTCCTGGAGCGATCGATCGAGGCGTACGCCACCGTGACGGAGCGCGACCGCCTCGAGCGACTCCGCGAACTCGCCGAGACGCTTTCCGGCGTCCGGATCCTTCACGTTAACTCGACCGCGACGGGGGGCGGTGTCGCGGAACTACTCCGATCGATCGTTCCGCTCTGTAACGACCTCGGTGTCGAGACCGACTGGCTCGTGATGGACGCCGACGACGACTTTTTCGAAGTCACGAAGGCGGTCCACAACGGACTCCAGGGGAGCGGCGAGCCGCTGACAGCGGAGATGAAAGCGATCTATCGGGAGGTCACCGAGGCCAACGCAGCCGAAATCGAGGCCGAGTACGACCTCATCGTCGTCCACGATCCACAGCCGCTTGGCATGCTCGAGCGACTCGCGGAACGGATGCCGGACGCACCGATCGTCTGGCGCTGTCACGTCGATCTCACCGACCCGGTCGACGAGTATCGTGCGTTCGTCTCCGAGTACACGGATCGGATCGATCACGGGATTTTCAGCCGCACCGCGTACGCCAAAACGATCGACGTTGCGGAGACGAGCGTCGTCTACCCGTCGATCGATCCGGTGACGGAGAAGAACCGATCGCTCGACGAGGCGGAGCTAGCGACCGAACGCGATCGATTGGATCCGCTCTCGTTCGACGAGCCGGTCGTGACGCAGGTATCGCGTTTCGACCCGTGGAAAGACCAGTTCGGAACGCTCGAGGCGTACCGAACCGCCAGGGAGGCGGTTCCGGAACTCCAGCTAGTGCTGGTCGGGGGGATGGCCGGCGACGACCCCGAGGGGCTCGAACTGTACGAGCGGGTCGCCCGCGAGGCGGTCGACGACCCCGACGTCCACGTCATGACCGACCTCCCCGACACGACGGTAAACGCCCTGCAGCGGCTGTCGGACGTCGTCGTCCAGAAGTCCCTGCGCGAAGGGTTCGGGCTCGTGGTCGCGGAGGCGCTCTGGAAGGGGACGCCGGTCGTGGGTTCGACCGCCGGCGGCATCCCCTTGCAGATCGTGGACGGTCACAACGGGTATCTCGTCGAGCCCGACGATGCCACGGGCGCCGGCAATCGTCTCGTCGACCTGCTCGAACACGACGAGCGGCGGACGACGTTCGGCGAGAACGCGCGGGAACACGTCCGCGATCGGTTCTTGCTCCCGCGTCAACTCGTGGACCTCCTCGAGATCTTCGTCGAGGCGCTGGAACGCAATTCCTGA
- a CDS encoding universal stress protein, translating into MSRFIESILIPTDGSDGALAGAKRGIALASRTDANVHVLSILESRVRGANFDELEFPPLEENAEEAVEEIARIAADYDEGLDVTTRVREGTPFQSIREYANRREIDVIVMGTKGRTGIDRVLLGSVTENVLRTARTPVLAVPPNTDEPGIADVPFDRLLLPTDGSDGAAIATEWGIELASRLGSSVHALYSIDTSPFADARERVELLEAFEHRAEEALDAVQERGEDAGVSVSESIATGSPVAEIPTYATENDVDLIVMGTHGRTGIGQWFLGSVTENVVRQAEVPVFCVPVSAETP; encoded by the coding sequence ATGAGCCGGTTCATCGAATCGATACTGATACCGACCGACGGCAGCGACGGGGCGCTCGCGGGGGCCAAACGCGGGATCGCGCTCGCGTCGCGGACGGACGCGAACGTCCACGTCCTGTCGATCCTCGAATCTCGAGTCCGGGGGGCGAATTTCGACGAGCTGGAGTTCCCGCCGCTCGAAGAGAACGCCGAGGAAGCGGTCGAGGAAATCGCGCGGATCGCCGCGGACTACGACGAGGGCCTCGACGTTACGACCAGGGTCAGGGAGGGGACTCCGTTCCAGTCGATCCGGGAGTACGCCAACCGGCGCGAGATCGACGTCATCGTCATGGGGACGAAAGGCCGAACGGGGATCGACAGGGTTCTCCTCGGCAGCGTGACCGAGAACGTCCTCCGCACGGCGCGGACCCCCGTACTCGCGGTCCCGCCGAACACCGACGAGCCCGGGATCGCCGACGTCCCGTTCGACCGACTCCTCTTGCCCACGGACGGCAGCGACGGGGCGGCGATCGCGACCGAGTGGGGGATCGAACTCGCGAGTCGGCTCGGGTCGTCGGTCCACGCGCTCTACTCGATCGACACGAGTCCGTTCGCCGACGCCCGAGAACGCGTCGAACTCCTCGAGGCCTTCGAGCACAGGGCCGAAGAGGCGCTCGACGCGGTCCAGGAGCGCGGCGAGGACGCCGGCGTAAGCGTCTCGGAATCGATCGCAACCGGGTCACCGGTGGCCGAGATTCCCACCTACGCGACCGAGAACGACGTCGACCTGATCGTCATGGGGACCCACGGCCGGACGGGGATCGGCCAGTGGTTCCTCGGAAGCGTCACCGAAAACGTCGTCCGCCAGGCCGAGGTGCCGGTGTTTTGTGTGCCGGTCAGCGCCGAGACGCCGTGA
- a CDS encoding ADP-dependent glucokinase/phosphofructokinase: protein MQDAHAQLVADIAALEELPVFVAYNANVDAIVRVDEELESFLDRPDDPGSDVPPSPLESKRELAAAIGHTMAASRGDEIAMTDDFAATLEAELQPDSQQMGGQAGIMTNLLTALGAAPITYTYMVSERQLSMFEHPDEVRYPTAEDGQVSYCPLSEAVSTDRTKINWVFEFREGDELFGVRATEDTRFIAASRPPEFDLTAGELDAAIDQVGEAVDGALLAGYHNLTPDVVDDGYEETHRHARDVIRRLRSGSDVDVHVEYAVTHDDDLRDSIYEWILPEANVVGVDTHELTILHEDAGREVVADPPSEATPFEPDEILDHYRMLEGIREELGVDCIQLHAMEYHLAVMESYHSPAALRRGLEFSAVNAATKAARGEITSAEDLETGLEYEPSEMGREAIELLADHVDETTDDGVLATPSVAACPNRIVDEPAGTVGIGDIVSSSSFVLELAVSNDR from the coding sequence ATGCAGGACGCCCACGCCCAACTGGTGGCGGACATCGCTGCGCTCGAGGAGTTGCCGGTGTTCGTCGCGTACAACGCGAACGTCGACGCGATCGTCCGAGTCGACGAGGAACTGGAGTCGTTCCTCGATCGGCCGGACGATCCCGGTTCCGACGTGCCCCCGAGTCCGCTGGAGTCGAAACGCGAACTCGCGGCGGCGATCGGACACACGATGGCGGCCAGCCGGGGCGACGAGATCGCGATGACCGACGACTTCGCGGCCACGCTCGAGGCGGAACTCCAGCCGGACAGCCAGCAGATGGGCGGTCAGGCGGGGATCATGACCAATCTGCTCACCGCGCTGGGGGCGGCACCGATCACGTACACGTACATGGTCTCCGAGCGGCAGCTATCGATGTTCGAACACCCCGACGAGGTTCGGTATCCGACCGCCGAGGACGGTCAGGTCAGCTACTGTCCCCTGTCCGAGGCGGTCAGTACGGATCGAACGAAAATTAACTGGGTGTTCGAGTTCCGGGAGGGAGACGAACTCTTCGGCGTCCGTGCGACGGAAGACACCCGGTTCATCGCCGCCTCGAGACCCCCGGAGTTCGACCTGACTGCCGGCGAACTCGACGCGGCGATCGACCAGGTCGGCGAAGCCGTCGACGGCGCCCTCCTCGCGGGGTATCACAACCTCACGCCCGACGTCGTCGACGACGGCTACGAGGAGACGCATCGTCACGCACGCGACGTCATCCGCCGCCTTCGATCGGGGAGCGACGTCGACGTTCACGTCGAGTACGCCGTCACCCACGACGACGACCTCAGAGACAGCATATACGAGTGGATCCTGCCGGAGGCAAACGTCGTCGGTGTGGATACACACGAGTTGACGATCCTCCACGAGGACGCGGGCCGGGAGGTCGTGGCGGACCCACCGTCGGAGGCGACCCCGTTCGAACCCGACGAAATACTCGATCACTACCGGATGCTCGAGGGGATCCGCGAGGAACTCGGCGTCGACTGCATCCAGTTACACGCGATGGAGTACCACCTCGCCGTGATGGAGTCGTACCACTCGCCGGCGGCCCTTCGACGGGGACTCGAGTTTTCCGCCGTCAACGCCGCCACCAAGGCGGCCCGCGGGGAGATCACGTCCGCCGAGGACCTCGAGACCGGCCTCGAGTACGAGCCCTCGGAGATGGGACGGGAAGCGATCGAACTGCTGGCGGATCACGTAGACGAGACGACCGACGACGGCGTTCTGGCTACGCCTTCGGTCGCTGCCTGTCCGAACCGCATCGTCGACGAGCCGGCAGGCACGGTCGGCATCGGCGACATCGTCTCGTCCTCGAGTTTCGTTCTGGAACTCGCCGTCTCCAACGATCGGTAG
- a CDS encoding putative PEP-binding protein: MSRATFVRRSEGVSGDDTNAVGGKSANLGELADLFDGFSIGSNDLTQLTLGVDRNSEKLAPLFDETDEAVTRSIASLIEDANRHGRPVGICGDAPSTIPEYSEFLLEAGIDSISVSPDVAVETILTVAEYEN, translated from the coding sequence ATGTCACGAGCGACGTTCGTCCGGCGGTCAGAGGGGGTAAGCGGCGACGACACGAACGCGGTCGGCGGAAAGAGCGCGAATCTCGGCGAACTCGCGGACCTGTTCGACGGCTTCTCGATCGGGTCGAACGACCTGACCCAGCTCACCCTCGGCGTCGATCGCAACTCGGAGAAACTCGCGCCGCTTTTCGACGAGACCGACGAGGCGGTGACGCGATCGATCGCCTCGCTGATCGAGGACGCCAACCGCCACGGCCGGCCCGTCGGCATCTGCGGCGATGCGCCCTCGACGATTCCGGAGTACTCCGAGTTCCTGCTCGAGGCCGGTATCGATTCGATCTCGGTCTCGCCGGACGTCGCGGTGGAGACGATCCTGACGGTCGCAGAATACGAAAACTGA
- a CDS encoding class 1 fructose-bisphosphatase, whose protein sequence is MTDADPVDDVVATIARSATEIRQGLVGRRGKADAENPSGETQAEADVWADELLADRLSSIDGVAQYASEERSDIVDCEDDRITVAVDPLDGSSNLKSNNTMGTVFGIYDEPLPAPGSALVASGWILYGPITTMAYARDGTVTKYELTGGERTVVEEDVTLPEDPLVYGFGGRVPDWPDDFREYVREIESNPDHKLRYGGAMIGDVNQVLTYGGIFAYPALEDSPRGKLRLQFEGNPIAYLIEAAGGRSSDGRQSILDVDPTDVHDRVPLHVGNADLIDRLEDALE, encoded by the coding sequence ATGACGGACGCCGATCCAGTCGACGACGTCGTCGCCACGATCGCCCGCTCGGCAACCGAGATCCGCCAGGGACTGGTCGGTCGCCGGGGGAAAGCCGACGCGGAGAACCCCAGCGGCGAGACCCAGGCCGAGGCGGACGTGTGGGCCGACGAACTGCTCGCCGATCGGCTCTCGTCGATCGACGGCGTCGCCCAGTACGCGAGCGAAGAGCGGTCCGATATCGTCGACTGCGAGGACGACCGGATCACCGTCGCCGTCGACCCCCTCGACGGCTCCTCGAACCTGAAGTCGAACAACACGATGGGGACGGTCTTCGGCATCTACGACGAACCGCTTCCCGCTCCCGGCTCCGCGCTGGTCGCCTCCGGGTGGATCCTCTACGGGCCGATCACGACGATGGCGTACGCTCGCGACGGGACCGTCACGAAGTACGAACTCACCGGCGGCGAACGAACCGTCGTCGAGGAAGACGTCACCCTCCCCGAGGACCCGCTCGTCTACGGCTTCGGCGGGCGCGTCCCCGACTGGCCCGACGACTTCCGGGAATACGTCCGCGAGATCGAATCGAACCCCGACCACAAACTTCGCTACGGCGGGGCGATGATCGGCGACGTCAACCAGGTGCTGACCTACGGCGGGATCTTCGCCTACCCGGCCCTCGAGGATAGCCCCCGCGGAAAGCTCCGCCTGCAGTTCGAGGGGAATCCGATCGCGTACCTCATCGAAGCGGCCGGTGGCCGATCCTCCGACGGGAGGCAGTCGATCCTCGACGTGGACCCGACCGACGTTCACGATCGCGTTCCCCTGCACGTCGGCAACGCCGACCTGATCGATCGACTCGAGGACGCGCTCGAGTGA
- a CDS encoding class I fructose-bisphosphate aldolase, with product MIPIDDSPIVRDGKSLILAMDHGLEHGPVDFEEVPEKLDPSTVFETATHDAVTCMAVQKGIAEGYYPSYEDDVNLLLKVNGTSNLWMGEYDSAVNCSVDYAAEIGADAVGFTLYGGSNHEVEMAEEFRDVQEDAREHDLPVVMWSYPRGQGLKNDTKPEVISYATRLGLELGADIAKVKYPGSPEAMEHACRCAGDMKVVMSGGSKTSDYEFLSTVEAAVNAGAKGLAVGRNVWQRENPTRILDALEQVIFEEETADAALEATE from the coding sequence ATGATTCCGATCGACGACTCTCCGATCGTTCGCGACGGCAAGTCACTGATTCTCGCGATGGACCACGGGCTCGAACACGGCCCCGTCGACTTCGAGGAGGTCCCGGAGAAGCTGGATCCGTCGACGGTCTTCGAGACGGCGACCCACGACGCCGTCACCTGCATGGCCGTCCAGAAGGGGATCGCGGAGGGGTACTACCCCAGCTACGAGGACGACGTCAACCTCCTGCTGAAGGTCAACGGGACCTCGAACCTCTGGATGGGCGAGTACGACTCGGCGGTGAACTGTTCGGTCGACTACGCGGCCGAGATCGGCGCCGACGCCGTCGGGTTTACCCTCTACGGCGGCTCGAACCACGAGGTCGAGATGGCCGAGGAGTTCCGCGACGTCCAGGAGGACGCCCGCGAGCACGACCTGCCGGTCGTCATGTGGTCGTACCCGCGCGGCCAGGGGCTCAAGAACGACACCAAGCCGGAGGTCATCTCCTACGCGACCCGCCTCGGTCTCGAACTGGGCGCCGACATCGCGAAGGTCAAGTACCCCGGTAGCCCCGAGGCGATGGAACACGCCTGCAGATGCGCTGGCGATATGAAAGTCGTCATGAGCGGCGGCTCGAAGACCTCCGACTACGAGTTCCTCTCGACCGTCGAGGCCGCCGTCAACGCCGGGGCGAAGGGACTGGCTGTCGGGCGCAACGTCTGGCAGCGCGAGAACCCCACCCGCATCCTCGACGCGCTCGAGCAGGTCATCTTCGAGGAGGAAACCGCCGACGCCGCACTCGAGGCGACCGAGTAG
- a CDS encoding DUF7409 domain-containing protein yields MSKEFLHGDRDADGHADRVGDDGVDRSGDFQQDGPIDRDADVTGGAGTDRDAEPRPYAGTDRDGDAFSATRVVFGMGSMPDDVDPRLDPAERESLEAAGIDPDAVANKEYSYRMLLDRGVDEPLAADLRRRFSLPWSFENDGDLDRRSSEVRGLGDAEREWIAVSGDENWQSFEYTESREIDVERDAPADRPYPRPTPVTAVTGVGPDDADRLAEAGVVSAERLATVDAFAIANALDFDVLHVRTWRHNARELVA; encoded by the coding sequence GTGAGCAAGGAATTCCTACACGGCGATCGAGACGCGGACGGCCACGCCGACCGGGTGGGCGACGACGGAGTCGATCGAAGCGGCGACTTCCAGCAGGACGGACCGATCGATCGGGACGCCGACGTGACGGGAGGCGCGGGGACCGACCGGGACGCCGAACCACGACCGTACGCGGGGACCGATCGGGACGGTGACGCGTTCTCGGCGACCAGGGTCGTCTTCGGCATGGGATCGATGCCGGACGACGTCGATCCGCGACTCGACCCGGCCGAGCGGGAGTCGCTCGAGGCGGCCGGTATCGACCCCGACGCGGTCGCGAACAAGGAGTACTCCTACCGAATGTTGCTCGACCGGGGCGTCGACGAACCGCTGGCGGCCGACCTCCGGCGGCGGTTCTCGCTCCCGTGGTCGTTCGAGAACGACGGCGACCTCGATCGCCGATCGAGTGAGGTCCGGGGGCTGGGCGACGCCGAGCGCGAGTGGATCGCCGTCAGCGGGGACGAGAACTGGCAGTCGTTCGAGTACACCGAATCCCGCGAGATCGACGTCGAACGAGACGCACCCGCCGATCGACCCTACCCCAGACCGACGCCGGTCACCGCCGTCACGGGCGTCGGCCCGGACGACGCCGATCGGCTGGCCGAGGCCGGGGTCGTCTCGGCGGAACGGCTGGCGACGGTCGACGCGTTCGCGATCGCCAACGCCCTCGATTTCGACGTCCTGCACGTCCGCACCTGGCGCCACAACGCGCGCGAACTGGTCGCGTGA
- a CDS encoding sodium/proline symporter, with translation MSIGLQATFGLYLLVLVAIGLYFFLTEETKQLSDYMLAGRDVGTWPIAISEVSSVASGWTFFAWVGVGFAVGLSGLWFSLTMILLVVFMYRYVASPLRRHSEELGTITVTDHIAAYFEDDAIGPTIRLVVTFAVVTFMVSYIGAQIIAVGQAMDTGLGIDYTTAILVGGVAVGAYTMLGGFNASVWTDVFQGVLIFVAVLALPILMLAEIGGWSAFVSEANAANPDLLSMTAGDAGMALTIGVLAWITFAFGTIGQPHSLMRFQAIRSESIVSKASVIAVSFQSLRLTIPLFIGVAGRVLYSDIGNPENVAMTAIVDLFPPVVAGILLAAIVSAILSTSDSMLLVTSSDITRFYEERINPDASDTTLILLGRATVATVAVLGVALAWVRPGTIFDIIEFAYVGLGVTVGFPLLFILFWKRTTAEAVLAAVIIGMGVSIGNLWYLPEYFPLLPWPVTAATLVGVSLATAGSSTETEQTALDQ, from the coding sequence ATGTCGATCGGACTCCAGGCGACGTTCGGGCTCTACCTGCTCGTCCTCGTCGCCATCGGGCTCTACTTCTTCCTGACCGAAGAGACGAAGCAGCTCTCGGACTACATGCTGGCCGGCCGTGACGTCGGGACGTGGCCGATCGCCATCTCGGAAGTGTCGTCGGTCGCCAGCGGATGGACGTTCTTCGCGTGGGTCGGCGTCGGTTTCGCCGTGGGTCTGAGCGGCCTCTGGTTCTCGCTGACGATGATTCTCCTGGTCGTCTTCATGTACCGGTACGTCGCCTCGCCGCTGCGCCGCCACTCCGAAGAACTCGGCACGATCACCGTCACCGACCACATCGCAGCGTACTTCGAAGACGACGCGATCGGGCCGACGATCCGACTCGTGGTGACGTTCGCGGTCGTGACGTTCATGGTGTCGTACATCGGCGCACAGATCATCGCCGTCGGACAGGCGATGGATACCGGCCTCGGCATCGACTACACTACGGCGATTCTGGTGGGTGGCGTCGCCGTCGGCGCGTACACGATGCTCGGCGGCTTCAACGCGTCCGTCTGGACGGACGTCTTCCAGGGCGTGTTGATCTTCGTCGCCGTCCTCGCGCTTCCGATCCTGATGCTCGCCGAAATCGGCGGCTGGAGCGCGTTCGTCTCCGAAGCGAACGCGGCGAATCCGGACCTCCTGTCGATGACCGCCGGTGACGCGGGGATGGCGCTCACGATCGGCGTTCTCGCCTGGATCACGTTCGCGTTCGGGACCATCGGCCAGCCCCACTCCCTGATGCGCTTCCAGGCGATCCGTTCCGAATCGATCGTCAGCAAGGCGTCGGTGATCGCCGTCTCCTTCCAGTCGCTTCGGCTGACCATTCCGCTGTTCATCGGCGTCGCCGGCCGCGTCCTCTACAGCGACATCGGCAACCCGGAGAACGTCGCGATGACCGCGATCGTCGACCTCTTCCCGCCCGTCGTCGCCGGGATTCTGCTCGCGGCGATCGTCAGCGCCATCCTCTCGACGTCCGATTCGATGCTGCTGGTCACCTCCTCGGACATCACGCGCTTCTACGAGGAACGGATCAATCCCGACGCGAGCGACACGACGCTCATCCTGCTGGGTCGGGCGACCGTCGCGACTGTCGCGGTCCTCGGCGTCGCCCTCGCGTGGGTCCGTCCCGGAACGATCTTCGATATCATCGAGTTCGCCTACGTCGGACTCGGCGTCACCGTCGGGTTCCCGCTACTGTTCATTCTCTTCTGGAAGCGGACGACTGCCGAGGCCGTTCTCGCAGCCGTGATCATCGGAATGGGCGTTTCGATCGGCAACCTCTGGTACCTGCCCGAGTACTTCCCGCTGCTGCCGTGGCCAGTGACGGCGGCCACGCTCGTCGGCGTGAGTCTCGCCACCGCCGGCTCGAGCACCGAGACGGAGCAGACGGCACTCGATCAGTAA